Proteins from one Oscillatoria nigro-viridis PCC 7112 genomic window:
- a CDS encoding MOSC domain-containing protein, with translation MTLATIKQLFIYPIKGLTPQEMSEFALTAGHGIKGDRAFALMFADNLEAAKMPAQNVPWMSKKNFAVQNDWPLLAALECDYQPETAVLTVKREGVAVLSAETNTTAGRDRIGSFFTEYLAAIEPTKEARHPQFAPLQLVGDTSGETRYPDREPVHISLLSQATLDQLTEIAVQNIDVGRFRPNIVLEGMAAWSEFELIGKQFQLGTARIEVTARIGRCVNIEVNPETGDRDISLLSLLQKEFGHAQTGVLAKIINSGTVKIGDVLTSDY, from the coding sequence AACAGTTATTTATTTATCCAATTAAAGGGCTGACACCGCAAGAAATGTCGGAGTTTGCTTTAACAGCAGGACACGGAATTAAGGGCGATCGAGCTTTTGCCTTAATGTTTGCAGATAATCTGGAAGCTGCAAAGATGCCCGCCCAAAATGTCCCTTGGATGAGCAAAAAAAATTTTGCGGTTCAAAACGATTGGCCTCTGTTAGCAGCTTTAGAATGTGATTATCAACCGGAAACGGCCGTTTTAACAGTCAAGCGTGAAGGAGTTGCAGTGTTATCGGCAGAAACGAACACAACAGCGGGGCGCGATCGCATCGGCAGTTTTTTCACAGAATATTTGGCGGCAATTGAACCCACAAAAGAAGCGAGACACCCGCAGTTTGCACCTTTGCAATTAGTCGGCGACACCAGCGGCGAAACTCGTTATCCCGATCGAGAACCAGTACACATTTCTTTACTCAGTCAAGCCACATTAGACCAATTAACAGAAATTGCTGTTCAAAACATTGACGTGGGCCGATTTCGCCCGAACATTGTGTTAGAAGGTATGGCAGCTTGGTCAGAATTTGAGTTGATCGGAAAACAGTTTCAATTAGGCACGGCGCGCATAGAAGTTACAGCACGAATCGGTCGCTGTGTCAATATAGAAGTGAATCCAGAAACGGGCGATCGAGATATTTCCCTACTCAGTTTACTCCAAAAGGAATTCGGTCACGCACAAACTGGAGTTTTAGCCAAAATTATCAACAGCGGCACTGTTAAAATCGGCGATGTTTTGACTTCTGATTATTGA
- a CDS encoding RNA-guided endonuclease InsQ/TnpB family protein → MLVFEFKAYGKKQQFDAVDEAIRTVQFIRNKALRFWMENEKVDKYALNKYSAVLAKEFPFCDELNSMARQSSSERAWSAISRFYDNCKKKVPGKKGFPQFQKHNRSVEYKTTGWRLADDRKSITFTDKQGIGKLKLKGTRDLHFSQRSQIKRVRLVRRADGYYVQFCIQVDRSEKIEITGNTIGLDVGLKEFYTDSNGVAVDNPRFLRQGERRLKKSQKRVSKRVKGSQNRKKARAILGKRHLKISRQRKDFAVKLARCVIQSNDCVVYEDLRIKNMVKNHCLAKSINDASWYMFRIWLEYFGKVFGRITIAVPANGTSQECSSCGTIVKKSLSTRTHACRCGCVLDRDWNAAKNILSRGLSTAGHVGTWILDPNACGELTATDVEVILHRQVDSANQESPRL, encoded by the coding sequence ATGTTAGTTTTTGAGTTCAAAGCATACGGGAAAAAACAGCAATTTGACGCTGTAGACGAAGCAATTAGAACAGTGCAGTTCATCCGAAACAAAGCACTGCGGTTTTGGATGGAAAACGAAAAAGTTGATAAATACGCATTGAACAAGTATAGCGCTGTTTTAGCTAAGGAATTTCCGTTTTGCGACGAATTGAATAGCATGGCTCGACAATCGAGCTCAGAAAGAGCGTGGTCGGCAATCTCCCGATTCTACGACAACTGTAAAAAGAAAGTCCCAGGAAAAAAAGGATTCCCGCAATTCCAGAAACACAACCGCTCCGTCGAGTACAAAACTACGGGCTGGCGTCTGGCAGACGACCGGAAATCAATCACTTTTACCGACAAGCAAGGAATCGGAAAGCTCAAGTTAAAAGGAACGCGCGACTTACATTTCTCTCAGCGCAGTCAAATCAAACGAGTACGTTTGGTGAGACGGGCAGACGGATATTATGTCCAGTTTTGCATTCAAGTTGACCGTTCTGAAAAGATTGAAATCACGGGTAACACCATCGGGTTAGATGTAGGACTTAAAGAGTTTTACACTGACTCAAATGGCGTTGCAGTTGATAACCCGCGTTTCCTCCGCCAGGGAGAACGCAGGTTGAAGAAATCCCAAAAACGAGTTTCAAAACGAGTCAAGGGTTCGCAAAACCGGAAAAAAGCTAGAGCGATTCTAGGGAAGCGCCACCTCAAAATCAGCAGACAGCGTAAAGATTTTGCCGTGAAGTTGGCAAGATGCGTCATCCAGTCTAACGACTGTGTAGTCTACGAAGATTTGAGGATTAAAAATATGGTGAAGAATCACTGTCTGGCAAAATCGATTAACGACGCTTCTTGGTATATGTTCCGAATTTGGCTGGAATATTTTGGCAAAGTATTCGGAAGAATTACGATTGCCGTACCAGCTAACGGAACAAGTCAAGAATGCTCTAGTTGCGGAACAATTGTTAAGAAAAGTCTCTCAACGCGAACCCACGCTTGTCGGTGTGGATGCGTATTAGATCGTGACTGGAACGCAGCTAAAAATATCCTGAGTCGGGGATTGAGTACGGCGGGGCACGTCGGAACTTGGATCTTAGATCCGAACGCTTGTGGAGAATTGACCGCTACCGATGTTGAAGTAATTCTGCACCGGCAAGTCGATTCTGCGAATCAAGAATCTCCTCGGCTTTAG